One Vicia villosa cultivar HV-30 ecotype Madison, WI linkage group LG5, Vvil1.0, whole genome shotgun sequence genomic window, TACAAGATAATCGAAAAGTTTAGAGGTAAACCTGTAAGGAGAGCCAAGGTTAGGTCAGAGTGAGAGATTCGATCGTAGGCGTCACCGAATTCAACATAGACCTTCAAAAGCGAGTGATGAATTTAGTAGATTATTGCGGCAAAAGTGAGTGTTAAGAAGTTGGAAGATGAGGGAACCTGTGATGGAGAGAGACCAGAAGGGAATGACACTAGAAGCTTGAAGGAGGAAGGTTCTGTGTTAGTTAAATTTCTAGATTTCTTCTCCTTCTCCATGGCTACGTCGATGagagagttagaatttgatgCTTCCACTGACCCAATAATGCCATGGTTCAAAGTATATGTCACATCTGGAGGTTTCTTCGTTGGGGTTTCCTTTGTTTTGTGAGAAAAAGAGCGGCTGTGAACGGAGGGCGGAGAGGAGAACGAAGACTGTGAACGAAGGGAGAGCGACGGCTGTGAACGGCGGGCGGAGGGAGTTCGTGCTCTTGCAACTGTGAATGGAGGGAGAACGACGGTTGTTAGTAGAGGGTGGATGGAGTTCATGCTTGTGCGGCTGTGGAAGAGAGAAGAGGGAATTAGACTGAATTTAGGGCTTCTgtcattttgttttaatttttataaatggcATAAGGCAGCGCTTgttgaaagcgctttctaaagagGGTCTTTAGCAGCGCTTCTTAATATGGGCCTTTTAGCGCTGTCTAAGATGGgacttttagcagcgcttttcatAAGCGCTGTCTAAGATGGgccttttagcagcgctttcagaCAATTTCGTACGTGTTTtccgtattttattttttatttaacttatagcagcgcttttggaaATAAGCGCTGTCTAAGGTGCGCTGCCTAAAGTCATTTTTGGCGTAGtgaatttttggcgggtgcgcgggcggcccggcgggctCCGACCCGTTTTTccacccctatatatatatatatatatatatatatatatatatatatatatatatatatatatatatatatatatatatatatatatatatatatatatatatatatatactatttaattgattaattaaacatcTATATTTAACTATAATAACCTAGGATAAACTTTAATATAATTATGGTAGGTgagataaattaaataatattaggtAGAGTTACTTTGATGATAACTTTCAATATCTTTTTCTTTTAGTATataatttttacaattttaataatttaacagTTGAGATTCCAATAAAAAGTTGTATCATTATAGATGAAGAATCGAGAGTTCAATCTATTTCAATctaataaataattgaaaaggTCAGTGTCTCCTATTCAAAGAAACATATGGCAATTGATCATATTTAGAGTTTGtcgtaatttttctttttcttttgttttgtagaGAGAAGGAGGAAAAGGTCACTTTGTTATATTCAAAGGAAAAGACGGCAATTGTGGTTGTCATTGGAGGTGGCAGCGGTGCATAATTGACGCGTGGAATGTGAATGTTTCTGAAAACATAAAAAGGAGATAGATACTTGAAAACATGAAAACAATTTATATGCCAATACATTTATTAGAAAAGAAAACTCATATACGTCTCATTGTTATTATCTATTGAATcgtgataatatatatatatatatatatatatatatatatatatatatatatatatatatatatatatatatatatatatatatatatataggagggatcaaattacacccgaagagttacaccacgagttacactcgttcaataaccacatctcgaattaatattttttaaattcaaccgttggattgaaacataatatcatatagatcatacctataaagtttgagcttaatctataatgatttactatatcatcaagatatccaaagattatcgtcaaaatgagctttcatataacgttaattttgatgtaattcaatgacatagtaaatcattatagattaagctcaaactttataggtatgatctatatgatattatgttttaatccaacggttgaatttaaaaaatattaattcgagatgtagttattgaacgagtgtaactcgtggtgtaactcttcgggtgtaatttgatccctcctcatatatatatatatatatatatatatatatatatatatatatatatatatatatatatatatatatatatatatatatatatatatatatatatatatatatatatatatatatatatatatataattcaaaagattatataaaataaatcatgtttcattcaaaatataacataaaatttatgaattaagattttataaaattaaaatgtattgaCCTGAGCATCCATAATAaattgtaaaatattatattaaaaaattgttaatAATAGTATACTATAAATTTAATGTGGAGTAAAATTATTAACGGCAAGGATTAACTAGTGCAGTAATGGTCATTATCCGCGTAGTTACAAGCTTTTAATCATTAAGATTATAGTATttatattattgatttttttccTGATTGTCTTGGTTCAAGGTCGGTCCTGGAAGAATGTAGTAAGTGATAAACAATGTTAAGAATAATATGTCTCAATatctttattataataataataataataataataataataataataattataataataataatataaatttacatttatatttaaaatatgatattattaaaatttataatttatagttatgtttaaaatattttaaaatttttctttttattttaatatataacttATAAATACGCTTTTGTATTATAATTTAGTTTTTCATATAAAGCGATGAATAAATTATTAGAGTGTAACatctttatattaaataaaatacatctcacataattttatataaaaaaaaaaaaaatcatggaaGAAGTTGCATACACACATGTGaagatggaagaaaaagaaatcAACTAGTTAATTTATGATAATAACTCATAATTTATAACACATGTAGCTATATTTTTTATGTTACACGCAATATGATCGTatgttatatgaaaatatagatGAACAACAATCAACATTCCATTCCCTGAATAAATCTTTATTGTTACATAAAATATGTTTGTATTACATGAAGATGTAATGACcaacaaataataaatatgattttgtGTGAATTACATGCAATATGCTTATGAATTATATGATGTATAAAAACAGCCGCTAACAACCAATTACTACATCTTTCCACAACTAATGACTATTTTAATGTGTTGGATAAAATATGCTCATATTACATGAAGACATAGACAACCAAAAATCAACTACTACATCTTTATGTGTTACATCAAATATACTTGTGTATCATATGAAGATTGGGTATTACATGAAGATGTAATTGAACAAAAACCAACAACCAATGAATTTGAACCTACATATTTAATGGTTAGACAAATCATACCTATGTTTTATATTAAGAATATTGTAATACTTAATATTTATGTTCAAAATAACATTTAAGGCATCAAATTTAATAACGGATACATTAGGTCAATCATAAATACGACAAAAAAGCATGAGACAAAACTTGTCTTCAAATATAACATACTCTTAATAGAATACAATAGTGCTAGTATATCACATACAGGGCCGACCCAATCGGCATGGAGGCCccgtttaaattttaaaaatagaattaaatttaagaaaatataattttaaaaattatgattttacacctgtttttttaaaatgatataaaatgaTTGATGttggaaaataaattataattttacacctgttttttaaaaaataggtgTAAAATCTACTActtttgtaattaaaaaaaatatttgggcCCCTCAAAATTTGAGGCCAAGTGCTGCAGCTCATGTTGCACCTGTGGAAGGCCGGCCctgatcaaatatacatcaagataaaaccaaatgaaaataaaattaggtCTTCAACTTTAGAATTTTTTTCTGCTTGCCTTTTCTTGCAATTTTGCGTGGATGAGAAGACATTTTAGTGAGTTCATTAACCAGAACCACAAATTTTCTACTTACCCATGTCTCGGGTCTGATAACTATTATAAATAGTTCTACAAAAGTTTTATGATAAATAATAATGCTAAATGTGGATTACGTACACAATTCATTATTTTGTCAAATTTTACGAGTCTATTCTGAGTGTAAGATTTTTCAAAATGTCTTACTTATCCTGGTAATATCATCATTGATTGAATTTTATCTAATAACATTAACCCATAGTCATTTGACTAAAATCTTTAATAAACCATAAGCATTATTAATAATTCTTAATAACATTTAAGCCACTCTTGatataaaatcatcatagtctcTCGAATGATATTTATATGTATGAAATCAATTCATGAGGTCCAATGGGTGTCAAGACACTCAAGCTAGGTTTTCTGTGCCTATTAACAACATTTTAGGCAAAAAATTACAATATGAATTGATTCACCAACTGTTAAGAATCCACTCATCAAGTCAGTAACTTCATAACCAGGTTGGGAAACATTCTCGTATGAATTCGATTCCAAGACCAAACTTTGGAATGCAATAATATAATATTACTAGTACACCACATATACATCAAGATAAAATCAAATGGAAATAAAACTAGGCCTTCAACTTTAAAATTCATTCTACTTACCCTTTCTTGCAACATGCCCGtcgttaaaaaaaaatagaaactatGTGAATCAGTTAGTGAGTTCATTAGAATCACAAATTATCTACTTACCTAGTCTCTGGTCTTATAACTATTATAAATAGTTCTACAAAGTTTTATAACAAGCAATAATGCTAAAGGTGGATCACTTAcacaatttattattttatcaaattttacGAGTTCACCCTAAGTGTAAGACTTTTCTATAATGCCTTACTTATCCAAGTAATATCATTAATGACTGAATTTTGTTTAATAATGTTAATGCATAGTCACGTGACTAAATTTTCTGATAAACCATAAGCATTATTAATAATCCTTAATAACATTTAAGCCACTCTTGATATAAGATCATCATTGTCCCTCGAATAATATTTCAATGCCTCAAATCAAATCATGAGGCCTAATGGGTGTTAAGACACTCAAGTCAGGATTTTTGTGCCTATAAACAACATTTTAGGTAAAAACTTACGGTATGAATTGATTCACCAACTCTTAGAAATTCGCCCACTAAATCAGTAACTTTATAATCAGGTAGGGAATCGATTCTTATGTCAATTTGATTCCCATGACCAAAAAGGTGCCTTGGAATGTAGGAATTGATTCAaatctttaaataaaataatttttatttgtaagtatcagatatgcctaagaggaggggtgaattaggtactttataattTTTCCGGTTTTATGGTGATGTTAATAaaagatgtaaagtgcagaaaaataaatgacacaaggatatatcctggttcccctcacaaaccgagagtactccagtccccttacgcaaTAAGATATTTTaatatagttggtatcttgtacaagcctaaccaaacaccaagaacaatcctcttggaccaagaacaatcctcttggatttttcactaagaccacttatgagagcaatcctctcaaagtgtctaacttgtttccaacaatcctggataacaagaatacaacaagtatttgattttgtataagagtttgaatagtagaacaatTTATCAaccacttgattgatcttcccttccaatgacaatatttcacaattcttaaagtaatagattgctcaagtattttctagtttggatgatatgaaagtgtgtagaaaatatcttgaaaatgattgaagaataacaatgtaaaattctgaaaatttctaagagttttttttattggaagaggtgaagaatgaatttgaaattttgagtatatatagatgttcataacacccCTTGAAATATCATAAGTTTCTGTATTTTAATCATAACCCattgccaagattaaaggaaaggttttaatgaaaaggtgtatgagaaggtgtaatgaaaagatgttgtttttcaaaaacgttcagcaagcaatcgattgcacctttgtgcaaatcgattgcacaacttctaacagacaaaaaattcaaaaaaccttcagtgcaaatcgattgctataaagtgcaaatcgatttgcacaagcaAAAACAGAAGCAAATATAAAAACCTTCAGCAAGCAATCAATTTACagtaagtgtaaatcgatttacacataGTGAAAATGCAATTTTTGTTTAAGAAACTTGAGATCTAAGAAAGAGTATGTTGTGCAATTTTATGGTTTGATttttgagcatctaagactttaaGTAATTGGTAATTATGGTTATACCTATTCCAAAGAATCCAAAGCTTGAATCAAAGTCTTTACACATGATGCTTTATCTTGAATatcatcttttccttcttgtcATGTATGATTTGTCTTCTACAAAACAAAAGATCTTTCATTGAGAATCTTgatttcacattctcccccttttgatgatgacaaacaatcTTTACTAATGCATTGTTATTTCCGGAAAGCTTCTCCTTTAAG contains:
- the LOC131603905 gene encoding uncharacterized protein LOC131603905, yielding MNSIHPLLTTVVLPPFTVARARTPSARRSQPSLSLRSQSSFSSPPSVHSRSFSHKTKETPTKKPPDVTYTLNHGIIGSVEASNSNSLIDVAMEKEKKSRNLTNTEPSSFKLLVSFPSGLSPSQVYVEFGDAYDRISHSDLTLALLTAKIVNSST